A section of the Tenrec ecaudatus isolate mTenEca1 chromosome 15, mTenEca1.hap1, whole genome shotgun sequence genome encodes:
- the LOC142427661 gene encoding lysine-specific demethylase 4D-like, with translation MNSQNYRSQNSSLKIMTFRPTMEEFKDFNKYIAYMESKGAHRAGLAKIIPPKQWTARENYDDVDDILIASPVQQVTTGQTGVFLQYHKKKKSMTVEEYRHLANTDRYRTPTHRDVDDLERTYWKSRLYNSPIYGAGVCGSFFGENTEHWNLRHLGTIQDLLEQECGVVIKGVNTPYLYFGLWQTTFTWHTEDMDLYSINYLHFGEPKTWYAVPPEHGARLERLARELFPGSSTGCANFLRHKVALISPRVLRENGIPVGRITQGAGEFMVTFPYGYHAGFNHGFNCAESINFATLRWVNYGKAASQCSCGEARVTFPMDAFVRILQPERYELWKQGRDRTSVDHVEHTALTSPEWTAWKGARTRAMVKGRLRSFKPRRARRRSLTLAADSGLGGCALVCPRPTTHSWADSSTVQPEDPTFMGSSPTGSSVSLLPTSVPSAQYLQASLKGTRTRRPRDSDAHQQSVKSRAKSHTASTFVHLPTQALHENQ, from the coding sequence ATGAATTCCCAGAACTATCGAAGCCAGAACTCAAGTCTTAAAATCATGACTTTCCGGCCTACCATGGAAGAATTTAAGGATTTCAACAAATACATTGCTTACATGGAATCCAAAGGTGCCCATCGTGCAGGCCTGGCTAAGATAATCCCACCCAAACAGTGGACAGCCAGAGAGAACTATGACGATGTGGATGACATCCTCATAGCCAGTCCTGTGCAGCAGGTAACTACTGGGCaaacaggtgtctttttgcaataccataaaaagaagaaatccatGACCGTGGAGGAGTATCGCCACTTGGCCAACACTGACAGATACCGCACTCCCACACACCGGGATGTTGACGATTTGGAGCGGACCTATTGGAAGAGCCGCCTGTACAattctcccatttatggggcTGGAGTATGTGGCTCCTTTTTTGGTGAAAACACTGAGCATTGGAACCTCAGACACCTGGGGACGATCCAGGATCTGCTGGAGCAGGAGTGTGGAGTTGTCATCAAAGGTGTCAATACCCCCTACCTGTACTTTGGCCTGTGGCAGACCACCTTCACTTGGCACACGGAGGACATGGACCTGTACAGCATCAACTACCTGCACTTCGGGGAGCCCAAAACGTGGTATGCGGTGCCCCCTGAGCATGGAGCCCGCCTGGAGAGACTGGCCAGGGAGCTTTTCCCTGGCAGTTCCACTGGCTGCGCGAACTTCCTGCGgcacaaggtggccctcatcTCACCCAGAGTCCTCAGGGAGAACGGCATTCCTGTTGGTCGGATCACCCAGGGAGCAGGCGAGTTCATGGTCACATTCCCCTACGGCTACCACGCTGGCTTCAATCACGGTTTCAACTGTGCGGAATCCATCAACTTTGCCACCCTGCGCTGGGTTAATTACGGTAAAGCTGCTTCTCAGTGCAGCTGTGGGGAAGCCAGGGTCACATTTCCCATGGACGCCTTCGTGCGCATTCTGCAACCCGAGCGCTATGAGCtgtggaaacagggcagggaCCGCACCTCCGTGGACCACGTGGAACACACAGCACTGACCAGCCCGGAGTGGACGGCCTGGAAGGGAGCCAGGACTCGTGCGATGGTCAAGGGGCGTCTGCGGTCCTTTAAGCCACGCAGGGCCAGGCGTCGCTCTCTGACTCTGGCTGCagacagtgggcttgggggctgtgcactggtaTGTCCTCGTCCCACAACCCACTCCTGGGCAGACAGCTCTACTGTGCAGCCTGAGGACCCTACCTTCATGGGTAGCAGTCCTACAGGATCCAGTGTCTCCCTACTTCCCACCTCAGTTCCATCTGCCCAGTATCTCCAGGCTTCACTAAAGGGTACTCGCACTAGGCGTCCTCGGGACTCCGATGCCCACCAGCAGTCTGTGAAGTCCAGGGCCAAGAGCCAcacagcaagcacatttgtacacctgcCCACTCAGGCATTGCATGAGAATCAATAA